The following are from one region of the Funiculus sociatus GB2-C1 genome:
- the cofG gene encoding 7,8-didemethyl-8-hydroxy-5-deazariboflavin synthase subunit CofG, with amino-acid sequence MPLSRFVTYSPAYTVVPTYECFNRCTYCNFRIEPGKSPWLTLQDAEKILNRLQSQEVCEILILSGEVHPQSSRRESWFQLIYDLCDLALSMGFLPHTNAGPLSFAEMAKLKEVNVSMGLMLEQLTSQLLQTVHKHAPSKVPQLRLQQLEWAGKLQIPFTTGLLLGIGESSTHWWETLDAIAHLHQSYNHIQEVILQPHSPGAQQTFDAPPFNPHQLPEVIAKARQILPADITIQIPPNLVTDSSWLLACIEAGARDLGGIGPKDEVNPDYPHIQHQELRDILEPTGWELVPRLPVYPQYDDWLSERLKEAVNRWRSASLLEERMK; translated from the coding sequence ATGCCACTTTCCCGCTTTGTCACGTATAGCCCCGCTTACACTGTTGTCCCTACCTACGAATGTTTTAATCGCTGTACTTACTGCAACTTTCGCATTGAGCCAGGTAAAAGTCCCTGGCTGACTCTACAAGACGCAGAAAAAATATTAAACCGGTTACAAAGTCAAGAAGTTTGTGAAATTTTAATTTTAAGCGGTGAAGTACATCCCCAATCCTCACGTCGAGAGTCTTGGTTTCAGTTGATTTATGACTTATGCGATTTAGCATTATCAATGGGGTTTTTGCCTCATACCAATGCAGGCCCATTGAGCTTTGCGGAAATGGCTAAGTTAAAAGAAGTTAATGTTTCGATGGGGTTAATGTTGGAACAATTAACGTCGCAACTTTTGCAGACTGTTCACAAACACGCGCCAAGTAAAGTTCCACAATTACGGCTGCAACAATTAGAATGGGCGGGAAAGTTGCAAATCCCCTTTACAACAGGGTTGCTTTTAGGGATTGGCGAAAGTTCAACCCATTGGTGGGAAACATTGGATGCGATCGCGCACCTCCATCAAAGCTACAATCACATTCAAGAAGTCATCCTCCAACCTCACAGCCCCGGCGCTCAACAAACCTTCGACGCACCACCTTTTAACCCGCATCAATTACCAGAAGTCATTGCGAAAGCGCGTCAAATTCTGCCAGCAGATATTACCATCCAAATTCCCCCCAATTTAGTTACAGATTCAAGTTGGTTACTCGCTTGTATAGAAGCTGGTGCCAGAGATTTAGGAGGAATTGGGCCAAAAGACGAAGTTAATCCCGATTATCCTCATATTCAGCATCAGGAACTAAGAGACATTCTAGAACCTACGGGTTGGGAATTAGTGCCTAGATTGCCAGTTTATCCTCAGTACGATGATTGGTTGTCGGAGAGGTTAAAGGAAGCTGTTAATCGGTGGCGGAGTGCTAGTTTATTAGAAGAAAGAATGAAATAG
- a CDS encoding glycerol-3-phosphate acyltransferase: protein MTLTQVWGALLIFIVCPLLGGLPLTAWIVRALSGRQLSRLGTRNVSVSAAFYHGGRLAGILAVLSEALKGIAAVLLARAFFETDPAWELIALIALVMGRYWMARGAGTTNVVWGYVVHDPVVSVLVFIIGGIGFTLVRERKLGRIWVLILLPVLKLLLPNRTTGEVVAAIALSSIIAWIYQNIPDDLDLPATQAQNGNKAVFRFFRGDRAIVSLDKPLDANKVGQKAATLSQLKRWGYSVPMGWVLPPGDDPALLIEYLQPSVAEPLVVRSSAVGEDSEQSSAAGQYETILNVTSGEALEEAITRVLASYNNPAAVQYRRDREAYARSAPRDLPESSMSVLIQKQIRGAFSGVAFSRDPIFQQGDAVVIEALPGDATQVVSGQVTPEQYRVFLGNVENLDVNSLEVEGSGDVPQGLIREVAYLARQLERQFHGIPQDIEWSYDGQTLWLLQSRSITTLQPIWTRKIAAEVIPGIIRPLTWSINRPLTCGVWGEIFTLVLGERAAGLDFNETATLHFSHAYFNATLLGQIFLRMGLPPESLEFLTRGAKFSKPPFSSTVQNVPGLMRLLGRELSLEKDFEQDYKNLLFPVLTVETALNNQDALFQRIEKLLDVLKTATYYSILAPLSLAIRQGVWKVKDIDLDNSIAPEVASLRSLQELAREARNLLPSSQLSSDSPSLFATLAEIPDGQTILERFDQWLDRYGYLSEVATDIAVPTWKEDPHAARELFTQFLGENEPPRRRERREKRGWKVDAVQRRLDLKGKVTEVYSRLLAEVRWCFVALEEIWLRSGLLSESGDIFFLEFDEVRRIIEGENKSLIEKVSQLVEKRRSQLKQDSQLTNISPLVYGNAPPTLNFIPQSSISTKLLQGIGASPGQAEGKVKVIRNLQAISDIDRDTILVVPYTDSGWAALLSRAGGLIAEVGGRLSHGAIVAREYGIPAVMDIHNATRLLQDGQRVRIDGQQGIVEIL from the coding sequence ATGACGCTGACTCAAGTTTGGGGAGCGCTACTTATCTTTATTGTCTGTCCTCTACTAGGAGGATTGCCGCTAACTGCCTGGATTGTTCGCGCATTGTCTGGAAGGCAACTGTCAAGACTCGGCACGAGGAATGTGTCAGTCTCGGCGGCTTTTTATCACGGGGGACGGCTGGCGGGGATTCTAGCCGTGTTGTCGGAGGCTTTGAAAGGCATTGCCGCAGTATTGCTAGCTCGTGCCTTCTTTGAGACTGATCCAGCGTGGGAGCTAATCGCCCTAATTGCGCTGGTGATGGGGCGTTATTGGATGGCGCGGGGTGCGGGGACAACGAATGTGGTGTGGGGTTATGTAGTGCATGACCCGGTGGTGTCGGTCTTGGTATTTATAATTGGGGGAATTGGCTTTACACTGGTACGCGAGAGGAAGCTGGGGCGCATCTGGGTTTTGATTTTGTTACCCGTGCTGAAGCTACTTTTGCCGAATCGTACCACCGGCGAAGTTGTCGCCGCGATCGCTCTCAGTTCTATCATCGCCTGGATTTACCAAAATATCCCCGATGACCTCGATCTTCCAGCCACGCAAGCACAAAATGGGAATAAGGCTGTGTTTCGTTTTTTCCGAGGTGATAGAGCTATCGTTTCTCTGGATAAACCGTTAGACGCAAACAAAGTCGGTCAGAAAGCCGCCACGTTATCCCAGTTGAAGCGTTGGGGTTATTCGGTGCCGATGGGTTGGGTTTTGCCGCCAGGAGACGATCCGGCGCTGCTAATTGAGTATTTACAGCCTTCTGTTGCAGAACCTTTGGTAGTGCGTTCTAGTGCGGTGGGCGAAGATTCGGAACAATCTTCGGCGGCGGGACAATACGAAACAATATTAAATGTGACGAGTGGGGAAGCTTTGGAAGAGGCGATTACGCGAGTTCTAGCTTCATACAATAATCCGGCTGCTGTCCAGTATAGACGCGATCGCGAAGCCTATGCGCGAAGCGCTCCTCGCGACTTGCCAGAATCCTCAATGTCGGTGCTGATTCAAAAACAAATCCGGGGTGCTTTTTCTGGCGTTGCTTTCAGTCGCGATCCGATTTTCCAGCAAGGCGATGCTGTGGTAATTGAAGCATTACCGGGAGATGCTACGCAAGTTGTCTCTGGACAAGTTACACCAGAACAGTATCGGGTTTTTCTCGGCAATGTAGAAAATTTGGATGTAAATTCTCTAGAAGTTGAAGGTAGTGGTGATGTACCGCAGGGATTAATTCGGGAAGTCGCCTATTTAGCGCGTCAACTTGAGAGGCAATTTCACGGTATTCCGCAAGATATCGAATGGAGTTATGACGGACAAACGCTGTGGCTTTTACAATCGCGTTCTATCACCACTTTACAACCTATTTGGACGCGCAAAATTGCCGCTGAGGTGATTCCGGGAATAATTCGTCCTCTTACTTGGTCGATTAATCGTCCTTTGACCTGTGGAGTTTGGGGAGAAATTTTTACTTTAGTTTTGGGAGAAAGAGCGGCTGGTTTAGACTTTAATGAAACTGCTACTCTACACTTTTCCCACGCCTATTTTAATGCAACGCTGTTGGGTCAGATTTTCCTTCGGATGGGTTTACCGCCGGAAAGTTTGGAATTTTTAACTAGAGGTGCCAAATTTTCTAAGCCGCCTTTTAGTTCTACGGTGCAAAATGTGCCTGGTTTAATGCGGTTGCTTGGACGCGAATTGAGTTTGGAAAAAGATTTTGAACAAGATTATAAAAATTTACTTTTTCCGGTTCTAACGGTAGAAACTGCTTTAAATAACCAAGATGCGTTATTCCAACGGATTGAGAAACTTTTGGATGTGCTAAAAACTGCGACTTATTACAGCATTTTAGCTCCTTTGAGTTTGGCAATCCGGCAGGGGGTTTGGAAAGTCAAAGATATTGATTTGGATAATAGTATAGCTCCGGAAGTTGCTTCTTTGCGATCGCTCCAAGAACTTGCACGGGAAGCCCGTAATTTGCTCCCATCTTCGCAATTATCCTCGGATTCGCCTTCTTTATTCGCAACGCTGGCTGAAATTCCCGATGGACAGACTATTTTGGAACGATTCGATCAATGGCTTGATCGTTACGGTTATTTGAGTGAGGTGGCGACAGATATCGCGGTTCCAACTTGGAAGGAAGATCCCCATGCGGCGCGAGAATTGTTTACTCAGTTTTTGGGAGAGAACGAACCGCCGAGGCGCAGAGAACGCAGAGAGAAAAGGGGATGGAAGGTTGATGCTGTGCAGCGGCGACTTGATTTGAAGGGAAAGGTTACTGAGGTTTATAGCCGTTTGTTGGCTGAGGTAAGATGGTGTTTTGTTGCTTTGGAGGAAATTTGGTTACGGTCGGGTTTACTATCTGAGTCTGGTGATATCTTTTTCCTAGAATTTGATGAGGTTCGGCGGATAATTGAAGGGGAGAATAAAAGTTTAATTGAGAAAGTTTCGCAGTTGGTGGAAAAAAGGCGATCGCAACTTAAACAAGATAGTCAGCTTACTAATATTTCCCCCTTAGTTTACGGTAATGCGCCGCCAACTCTCAACTTTATCCCTCAATCTTCAATTTCTACAAAGTTGTTGCAAGGAATTGGTGCTAGTCCCGGACAAGCTGAGGGAAAAGTGAAAGTTATCCGCAATTTACAAGCAATTTCTGATATTGACCGCGATACAATTCTAGTTGTACCTTACACCGATTCTGGTTGGGCGGCGCTATTATCTCGTGCTGGCGGTTTAATTGCAGAAGTAGGTGGGCGACTTTCTCACGGTGCAATTGTTGCGCGTGAATATGGTATCCCAGCAGTGATGGATATTCACAATGCTACTAGGCTGTTGCAAGATGGTCAGCGTGTTAGAATTGATGGTCAACAAGGAATTGTAGAAATTTTGTAA
- a CDS encoding Ycf66 family protein, with the protein MINFGLNIASLLGILLALIGILIIPLGLSLRRPFRVGNVIQDIVFAVIYLLSGIIFFFQGWRLDPVLQFGQLLLTISSIYLLIKDILRHSSISRG; encoded by the coding sequence ATGATAAACTTTGGACTCAACATAGCCAGCCTTTTAGGCATCTTACTAGCACTTATAGGTATATTAATTATACCTTTAGGATTATCGCTTCGTAGACCCTTCAGAGTGGGAAATGTAATTCAAGATATAGTTTTTGCTGTAATATATTTATTGTCCGGTATCATATTCTTTTTCCAGGGATGGCGACTCGATCCGGTTTTACAATTTGGGCAATTGCTATTAACCATTTCTAGTATTTACTTGCTGATCAAAGATATCCTTCGTCATTCTTCAATTTCCAGAGGTTAA
- a CDS encoding Uma2 family endonuclease, with protein MVTTQDYLVHPMATLTVTWEKLPDDFQLEEKPVENTGQPLIAGALREILELMGYIKPEMLIASNFGLCATVNGNLIIKAPDWVYVPSVLEAGKERKSYTPNLEGDNPSVVMEFLSETDGGEYSVKRTYPPGKWFFYEQILQVPTYVIFDQETGLLEVYKLEAGRYELELPNAEGRHWIADMGLFLGVWRGEKEERTGYWLRWWDEGENLLLWGKELLEQERQKVEQERQRADKLAEYLRSQGINPDEIS; from the coding sequence ATGGTCACGACTCAGGATTATCTTGTCCACCCAATGGCAACGCTGACCGTCACCTGGGAAAAGTTGCCTGACGACTTTCAATTAGAAGAAAAACCTGTGGAAAATACTGGTCAACCTCTGATTGCAGGCGCACTCCGAGAAATTCTAGAACTTATGGGGTATATCAAGCCAGAAATGCTCATTGCCTCAAATTTTGGGCTGTGTGCAACTGTTAACGGGAACTTGATAATCAAAGCGCCAGATTGGGTTTACGTCCCTTCTGTGCTAGAAGCGGGTAAAGAACGCAAAAGCTATACCCCTAACCTAGAAGGCGACAACCCCAGCGTCGTCATGGAATTCCTCTCTGAAACTGATGGTGGTGAATATTCAGTTAAACGCACCTACCCGCCTGGTAAGTGGTTTTTTTACGAACAAATACTTCAAGTCCCAACTTATGTAATTTTTGACCAAGAAACCGGACTGCTGGAGGTATATAAGTTGGAAGCAGGACGGTATGAATTGGAATTACCAAACGCCGAAGGTCGCCATTGGATAGCGGACATGGGATTATTTTTGGGAGTTTGGCGAGGGGAAAAGGAAGAACGTACAGGTTATTGGTTGCGCTGGTGGGATGAGGGGGAAAATTTGCTGTTGTGGGGGAAAGAATTATTAGAACAAGAACGCCAAAAAGTTGAACAAGAACGTCAACGGGCAGATAAATTAGCCGAATACTTGCGTTCTCAAGGAATTAACCCTGATGAAATTAGCTAA
- a CDS encoding pentapeptide repeat-containing protein, whose product MKLKLLAICALFTPLFFINPVQAENPLHVKQLLSTGQCFRCDLSGADLRGAHLLGADLREANLQGANLTDANLEGADLTNANLTGANLTLAFVTNANFQQANLNQVNFTNAKIYDANVYGASMDGLIITDAEIFNTGIGIGGEDAGMQPWD is encoded by the coding sequence ATGAAACTCAAGCTTTTAGCAATATGCGCCTTATTCACTCCCCTATTTTTCATTAACCCAGTTCAAGCTGAGAATCCGCTTCACGTAAAGCAGCTATTGTCCACTGGGCAATGTTTTCGGTGCGATTTATCAGGGGCGGATCTCCGTGGCGCACATTTGCTTGGTGCTGACTTGAGAGAAGCGAATTTACAAGGCGCAAACCTTACGGACGCCAACCTCGAAGGCGCTGACCTGACTAATGCAAACTTAACAGGAGCTAATTTAACCTTAGCTTTTGTAACCAATGCGAATTTTCAACAAGCAAATCTCAACCAAGTTAATTTTACTAACGCCAAGATTTATGACGCGAATGTGTATGGCGCATCTATGGATGGGCTGATCATTACTGATGCCGAAATATTTAACACGGGCATTGGTATTGGTGGAGAAGATGCGGGTATGCAACCTTGGGACTAG